In one window of Aphidius gifuensis isolate YNYX2018 linkage group LG4, ASM1490517v1, whole genome shotgun sequence DNA:
- the LOC122855106 gene encoding programmed cell death 6-interacting protein-like — protein sequence MDTLIVVPLKRPIEDDLIKPALTTLFHSTFTSDYHEINYANLIEDFASLRTEAIWGAFDKHENSLEKLYRYYDQLCSLEERIPTNKVEIPFKWKDAFDRKIISNKNVGSITTEKLCILFNIGALQSAVASNQSLKSDKGLQLAAKLLQQSAGIFNYLKQFIVSLHQDITLDLSLEVLTGLSALMLSQAQEIFIEKAIQDSMKSQVIAKLSAHAGELYKETLIIFKTNIFTSLTRTKQWVSIINSKRLGYQALAQMYQSTVCKNNKQFGEEISRLQCAVKLFKDAQYQFTSDILTSWSDKAQERLKEVQKDNHYIYNEIIPDIKNLKRISQAKILKLQFPNCPMSLNFDDIFKDILPIKVQQSLLTFENLRKNLIDTEILKLKEETKILDTILANLNLPLAIEEKKNSQPVYQSLCEKSIFIKQSGGIEALENILKRLPDVSKKNQDIINTSIEMLIKEQDADNELRIKYRDKWTRTTSDKLTVKLRKNLQAYQDTIHHAHEADKILEKLYEENKEYINILSMDEEKLLRKLSSGVGVKVSWTVIQLRKLIDDVDDLRVERDLIENNLKSALVDMKSTFLIELAKNDVIDEFNLSVENIKKTYGSLIGQVRDNLAKQKTYVKKIQSVYDSFKKEKSEKGDVEETIKKLDKAYDAYMILNNHLNEGLDFYNELIEILIKLKNKILKYCISRNSEKEKLINSLIDNENIVCKVTRTGFSLSFPSATETTDSHELPHMPKHYKYCTFPRSGKY from the exons ATGGATACGTTAATTGTTGTACCGTTAAAAAGACCAATTGaagatgatttaataaaaccaGCATTGACAACtttatttcattcaacatTTACATCCGATtatcatgaaataaattatgcaAATCTTATTGAAGATTTTGCAAGTTTAAGAACTGAAGCTATTTGGGGAGCATTtgataaacatgaaaattcattggaaaaattatacaG atattatgATCAGCTTTGTTCTCTTGAAGAAAGAATACCAACCAACAAAGTTGAAATTCCATTCAAGTGGAAAGATGCATTTGATAGAAAGATAATCAGCAATAAAA ATGTTGGTTCAATAACAACAGAAAAACTTTGTATTCTATTTAACATTGGAGCTCTGCAGAGTGCAGTAGCATCAAATCAATCACTAAAAAGTGACAAAGGCCTACAACTTGCTGCGAAATTACTTCAG caaTCAGctggaatttttaattatttaaaacaatttattgtaTCGTTACACCAAGATATAACACTTGATTTAAGTCTGGAAGTACTGACTGGTTTATCAGCATTGATGTTATCACAAGCAcaagaaatatttatagaaaaagcTATTCAAGATTCAATGAAAAGCCAAGTAATTGCTAAATTATCTGCACACGCGGGAGAGTTATATAAagaaacattaataatttttaaaacaaatatattcacTTCATTAACGCGAACAAAACAATGGgtgtcaataataaattccaAACGATTGGGATACCAAGCTCTTGCCCAAATGTACCAATCAACAgtatgcaaaaataataaacaatttggtGAGGAAATATCACGGCTTCAATGTGctgttaaattattcaaagatGCCCAGTACCAATTCACTTCAGATATCTTAACATCGTGGTCCGACAAAGCTCAAGAAAGATTAAAAGAAGTTCAAAAAGACAATCATTACAtatacaatgaaataattccagatattaaaaatcttaaaagAATAAGTCAagctaaaattttaaaactacaATTTCCAAATTGTCCAAtgagtttaaattttgatgatattttcaaAGACATACTACCAATTAAAGTTCAACAATCATTACTGACCTTTGAAAATCttcgtaaaaatttaattgatacagAGATTTTAAAGCTTAAAGAGGAAACAAAAATACTCGATACAATTCTGGCAAATTTAAATCTTCCCCTGGCAattgaagaaaagaaaaattcacaACCAGTATATCAGTCACTAtgtgaaaaatcaattttcatcAAACAATCTGGTGGTATTGAAGCattggaaaatatattgaaacgATTGCCTgatgtatctaaaaaaaatcaagatataataaatacaagtattgaaatgttaattaaaGAACAAGATGCAGACAATGAATTACGAATTAAATACAGAGATAAATGGACAAGAACAACAAGTGATAAACTGACCGTTAAATTACGTAAAAATCTTCAAGCCTATCAGGATACCATTCACCATGCTCATGAAGctgataaaatacttgaaaaattatatgaagaaaataaagagtatataaatattctcAGCAtggatgaagaaaaattattgagaaaattatcatcaggTGTTGGTGTTAAAGTAAGCTGGACTGTTATTCAACtgagaaaattaattgatgatgttgatgatttacGTGTTGAACgtgatttaattgaaaataatttaaaatcagctTTAGTTGATATGaaatcaacatttttaatagAACTTGCTAAGAATGAtgtaattgatgaatttaatttatctgttgagaatattaagaaaacttaTGGATCATTGATTGGTCAAGTTAGAGATAATTTAgctaaacaaaaaacatatgttaaaaaaatccaatcagtttatgattcatttaaaaaagaaaaatcggaAAAAGGTGATGTTgaagaaacaattaaaaaacttgataaagcATATGATGCTTACATGATActcaataatcatttaaacGAAGgacttgatttttataatgaattaattgaaattttaataaaattaaaaaataaaatactaaagtATTGTATATCAAGAAAttctgaaaaagaaaaattaattaacagtttgattgataatgaaaatattgtttgtaaGGTAACACGTACAGGATTTAGTTTAAGTTTTCCATCAGCAACTGAGACAACAGACTCCCATGAATTACCTCACATGCCAAAACATTATAAATACTGCACTTTTCCTCGTAGTgggaaatactaa
- the LOC122855107 gene encoding splicing factor U2af 38 kDa subunit, which translates to MAEYLASIFGTEKDKVNCSFYFKIGACRHGDRCSRIHNKPTFSQTCLLQNLYVNPQNSAKSADGSHLVANVSDEEMQEHYDNFFEDVFVECEDKYGEIEEMNVCDNLGDHLVGNVYIKFRREEDAEKAVNDLNNRWFGGRPVYAELSPVTDFREACCRQYEMGECTRSGFCNFMHLKPISRELRRYLYSRKKGAKCGVGGGRSSRSRSRSRNRERERKRKSRSRERRSRSKERRKSGREDKGRDGRSGRY; encoded by the exons ATGGCAGAGTACCTAGCCTCAATTTTTGGTACTGAAAAAGACAA ggTTAACtgctcattttattttaaaattggagCATGTAGACACGGTGATCGATGCTCACGAATCCACAACAAACCTACATTCAGTCAA ACATGTCTTCTCCAAAATCTCTATGTAAATCCTCAAAATTCTGCAAAAAGTGCTGATGGATCTCACT TGGTTGCCAATGTATCTGACGAAGAAATGCAAGAGCATTATGACAATTTCTTTGAAGATGTTTTTGTCGAATGTGAGGATAAATACGGTGAAATTGAAGAAATGAATGTTTGTGATAATCTTGGTGATCATCTTGTTGGTaatgtttacattaaattcCGTCGTGAAGAGGATGCTGAAAAAGCTGTTAACGATTTGAATAATCGATGGTTTGGTGGACGTCCAGTTTATGCTGAGCTTTCACCTGTGACAGATTTTAGGGAAGCATGTTGTCGTCAGTATGAAATGGG TGAATGCACGAGATCCGGATTCTGCAATTTCATGCATTTGAAGCCAATTTCACGTGAATTGCGACGTTATTTGTACAGTCGTAAGAAGGGTGCAAAATGTGGTGTTGGTGGTGGACGTTCATCCCGATCACGTTCAAGATCTCGTAATCGTGAACGTGAACGCAAACGTAAATCTCGATCACGTGAACGACGATCAAGATCCAAAGAAAGACGCAAGAGTGGTAGAGAAGACAAAGGACGAGATGGACGTTCTGgacgatattaa
- the LOC122855108 gene encoding uncharacterized protein LOC122855108 → MLLIKQKLIVSFPVMCVLYKNETYESLRAIMFAILSRAPAMKNVNEITTELTETVIKVVRLCFQLAKIKCTWYYYIQETSQAWIKLKLPFDVESIYKDENKLLRYTWALPLALQHQKAEEFNDIITILNDLQDLPNDSDIFMDTLDEKWKTRLKYILPYPMNEYADMLEIAERKLAIGFLTGKKTILGILPKKRIIDAGIETSYNLEKFLEKALTEDAVVRITSKIIMEQPCNMHVSATAGLNDLECAHTDDIENELIPAFYKRVHLKGPIDNSQKKIKRLEVIENVLNEVVNETDVSSDNDDMSMFESSPYFDSDITEDDHYDEPLQKVSLSKMKQKTNIEQEISLTSSSKKVKDTSSFTLEKQLLQSEIVICDTETTTFNDKISKTNFFTLDNDNNHQEDCSVSDPLDINLPKPKRPKIISSKILAKNLHIDKSNQRKDEENCNTLRTRRARESKTSKWLDDFIILEDRKKKREKNKENKKESDESVEKRKCT, encoded by the exons ATGttgttaataaaacaaaaattgatagtt TCTTTTCCAGTAATGTGTGTCCTGTATAAGAATGAAACGTATGAAAGTCTACGAGCTATCATGTTCGCTATTTTGAGTCGTGCACCTGCTATGAAAAATGTTAACGAGATAACTACTGAATTGACGGAAACGGTCATTAAGGTTGTAAGGCTTTGTTTTCAGCTAGCCAAGATAAAATGCACATGGTACTATTACATTCAG GAAACAAGTCAAGCatggataaaattaaaattgccaTTTGACGTTGAATCTATTTACAAAGACGAGAACAAGTTACTCAGGTATACTTGGGCATTACCACTCGCACTACAACACCAAAAAGCGGAAGAATTCAATGACATAATTACCATTTTGAACGACCTACAAGACCTCCCGAATGATAGTGACATTTTCATGGATACATTAGATGAAAAGTGGAAAACTCGCCTCAAGTATATTTTACCATATCCAATGAATGAGTATGCTGACATGCTAGAAATTGCAGAACGAAAATTAGCAATAGGTTTTTTGactggaaaaaaaacaattctagGAATTTTAc CGAAAAAAAGGATTATTGACGCAGGGATAGAAACGAG TTACAATCTAGAAAAGTTTTTGGAAAAAGCTCTAACTGAAGATGCGGTTGTGAGAATTACATCAAAGATAATAATGGAGCAACCATGCAATATGCACGTCTCAGCAACAGCCGGACTAAATGATTTAGAGTGTGCTCATActgatgatattgaaaatgaaCTAATTCCGGCTTTTTACAAGCGAGTACATCTGAAAGGACCTATAGATaattcccaaaaaaaaattaaacgccTTGAAGTTATCGAAAATGTCTTGAATGAAGTAGTCAATGAAACTGATGTGTCAtcagataatgatgatatgtCTATGTTTGAAAGTTCACCATACTTCGATTCTGACATTACTGAAGATGATCATTATGATGAGCCGCTTCAAAAAGTATCTCTatcaaaaatgaaacaaaaaacaaacattgAACAAGAAATTTCATTGACTTCTTCATCAAAAAAAGTGAAAGATACATCATCATTTACACTTGAAAAACAATTGCTTCAGAGTGAAATTGTCATTTGTGATACCGAGACAACAACATTTAATGACAAGATAtctaaaacaaattttttcactCTAGACAATGACAACAATCACCAAGAAGATTGTTCTGTCTCAGATCCGTTGGATATTAATCTGCCAAAACCAAAGCGTCCTAAAATAATCTCTTCTAAAATTCTAGCCAAAAATTTGCATATTGACAAATCCAATCAGAGAAAAGATGAAGAGAACTGTAATACACTCAGGACCAGGCGAGCGCGAGAATCGAAAACATCAAAGTGGTtagatgattttattatattggaagaccgtaaaaaaaaaagagaaaaaaataaagaaaataagaaaGAGTCAGATGAGAGTGTAGAGAAAAGGAAGTGCACCTAA